Proteins from a single region of Hordeum vulgare subsp. vulgare chromosome 6H, MorexV3_pseudomolecules_assembly, whole genome shotgun sequence:
- the LOC123402554 gene encoding rho guanine nucleotide exchange factor 8-like has protein sequence MVRFLRRHSLDKSNSHNHLRKEEQESNSCTKSGTEMHEPGGNGGGGAPPLPNGRTPPRSRLARDGPPTDLDVMKERFAKLLLGEDMSGTGKGVSSALALSNAITNLAASVFGEHRKLEPMAPDTKERWKKEVGWLLSVTDHIVEFVPTRQTAENGTTMEIMSTAQRRDLQMNIPALRKLDAMLIGYMDNFVDQTEFWYEKGGDNKRDDDKWWMPTVKVPAEGLSDVTRKWLQYQKECVNQVLKAAMAINAQVLVEMEIPEIYIESLPKKGKTSLGDAIYRSITDEEFDPIEFLEGVDLSTEHKVLDLKNRIEASTIIWKRKMQTKDTKSSWGSIISFEKREQFEERAETILHLLKLQFPGTPQSQLDISKIQYNRDVGYALLESYSRVLESLAYSVMSRIEDVLGADAAATNLTASEAARRQLEMNAPRKLDAKEELEKLNEAPASMTLYDFMGWHFDQDELMRKKEEGTLDEAGEAMLLKKAPSLAPKKFSYVDSLAGGVRSPSARH, from the exons ATGGTGCGGTTCCTCCGGCGGCACAGCCTTGACAAGAGCAACTCGCACAACCACCTACGGAAGGAGGAGCAAGAGAGCAACAGCTGTACGAAAAGCGGCACGGAGATGCACGAGCCCGGTGGCAATGGCGGCGGGGGTGCTCCCCCGCTGCCCAACGGCCGGACGCCGCCTCGCTCCCGTCTCGCGCGCGACGGACCACCCACAG ATTTGGACGTGATGAAGGAGAGGTTTGCGAAGCTGCTGCTTGGAGAGGACATGTCAGGGACCGGGAAAGGCGTGTCGTCGGCTCTAGCGCTGTCCAACGCCATCACCAACCTGGCCGCCTCCGTCTTTGGGGAGCACCGCAAGCTGGAACCCATGGCGCCGGACACCAAGGAGCGATGGAAGAAGGAGGTCGGCTGGTTGCTGTCCGTCACCGACCACATCGTCGAGTTTGTTCCGACAAGACAAACCGCCGAGAACGGCACTACCATGGAG ATCATGTCGACGGCGCAGCGTCGCGACCTGCAGATGAACATCCCCGCTCTGCGCAAGCTGGACGCCATGCTCATT GGTTACATGGACAACTTCGTGGACCAAACCGAGTTCTGGTACGAGAAGGGCGGCGACAACAAGCGCGACGACGACAAGTGGTGGATGCCGACGGTGAAGGTACCGGCGGAGGGCCTGTCGGATGTGACCCGCAAGTGGCTGCAGTACCAGAAAGAGTGCGTGAACCAGGTGCTCAAGGCCGCCATGGCCATCAACGCGCAGGTGCTGGTGGAGATGGAGATCCCAGAGATCTACATCGAGTCGCTTCCAAAGAAGGGCAAGACGAGCCTGGGCGACGCCATCTACCGGAGCATCACCGACGAGGAGTTTGATCCGATCGAGTTCTTGGAAGGGGTGGACCTGTCGACGGAGCACAAGGTGCTGGATCTCAAGAACCGCATTGAGGCTTCCACCATCATCTGGAAGCGCAAGATGCAGACCAAGGACACCAAGTCCTCATGGGGCTCCATCATTAGCTTCGAGAAGCGCGAGCAGTTTGAGGAGCGCGCCGAGACCATCCTCCACCTCCTCAAGCTTCAGTTCCCCGGCACCCCACAGTCACAGCTCGACATCTCCAAGATCCAATACAACAGG GATGTTGGTTACGCGCTCCTCGAGAGCTACTCGCGTGTCCTAGAGAGCCTGGCCTACAGCGTGATGTCGAGGATCGAGGACGTGCTGGGTGCGGACGCGGCGGCCACCAACCTGACGGCGAGCGAGGCGGCGCGGAGGCAGCTGGAGATGAACGCGCCAAGGAAGCTGGACGCCAAGGAGGAGCTGGAGAAGCTCAACGAGGCGCCAGCGTCCATGACGCTCTACGACTTCATGGGATGGCACTTCGACCAGGACGAGCTCATGAGGAAGAAGGAAGAGGGCACGCTAGACGAGGCCGGCGAGGCCATGCTGCTCAAGAAGGCGCCAAGCCTCGCCCCCAAGAAGTTCTCCTACGTGGACAGCCTCGCCGGCGGCGTAAGGAGCCCCTCCGCGCGTCACTGA